The sequence tttgtttctaatttataaataGCCAAGTATTTGCATTCTTATTTGATGATGTTTGGGAGAATTTTAAATGCCACCATTCACCTTAAATCAATTGTTTGGAGAAAGTTTGTTAGAAGTATGTTTCTAATTCttgtacatgtatttaaaaatataaaatatattatcatttgtATATCaagacaaacattaaaaatactctgtgtaatatatttgattattttattaatgatttttattttaactttttaaatcagttttaaatAACTGGCATGTACTTGACCTGTTCCATTAGAAATGCTTTATTTACCAATCTAGATGACCTTATATTTAGATAAAACAAATGCTTGCGTTTTAGTTGTTGGTTGACTCTGAACagtgaattactttttttttactctacattgtgaaataaaggaaaaacaattttaaaaagtttatctcTAATTCAACAGCATGTTAATCACAGTCCATATTTATGCTTATTAAGCATACTAATGCTAAATTCAATTTTGCTATTCTCTTAATTCAAAGAATACTTTTTTGTAAAAGTCACACTGTATGTCTGTCTGCATaaagaaaaaccttttaaaaacataagttaTGTCACACCACCCTTCTTCATGATACTCACATTTTACTGAGAATAAATCCCCAAACCTCACCACAGTTAACTCAGCCATTCAgggtctgcctgcctccccagccaTACCTGCTGCTCAGCTCCCCACTAGTCTTCTTTAGCCCTCATCTAGAGTAAACTCCCCACATCTCCACAGTGTGTTTACAACCATCTTCTGGCTAGAAAGCTCTTCTCAATCTCACTCCATCTCTCTTTCTTGTCTTTGTAGGCAGCCTCCTTGAGGTCACTCCACCTATTACTGTTTCTCACTGCCCCTCGAGGATTATTTCCTTTATTGCATTTATCGCAGTTTATCAGTGTaagtatatataagtatatgtatactataaatatttatgaatatttgaAGGAaagcattttattgtatttaacaTTATGTCATGTAGTCATTCAATGTtaagtaatgaatgaatgaattagccCATTAACATTTGTTCAAAACTTCTGCTTCTGATCACTCTTGTCTCCCATCCACACAATGAACCTAAGACCACCAAGAACAAAACTGTAGTTAAACAAAGTCGAGTTTATTTACCCATTTCAAAAGGGATACCATACACCAGGATGTACAGGAAGGGTAGAGTTCAGTTGAAATTTAAATGaagcaatattttaataaaagtctAAAGCACAAAGTAGATTCAGGGTCTTGTTTCCTTGAAAACTATGCAATTAGGACAAAAATGAAATGCTGCACCCAAATCCCTTTCCTTAAAGTTCTGTATGAGTTGGAAATTAAGAATGCCTCTCTATATCAATGTGCTTTTGATGTTCCAGGCAGATCTCTCACCTTACTGATGTAATTTTTAGCAATAAATATCAGATAGCTTATGGTTTTAAGGAATCAAGATTTTTTTCAAGGAGTGAGGAAATAGTCATCACACAATGGAGGGAATTGCTCTGACACATTAAACTGTGGTTTGTCCTTGGAGAAGACATGATTCCTCTAGAGTCTGCAGCTGGATTTATGTGGCTTTTATGTAGAGCAGAAAAGATGTTAAGTATCCAAGCTATGTTTTACTCCTTCACTTCCTATTCAGAAGCCAATTATCTTAGGTAAACAGTTAACCCTAGTGTCTCACTCAGAGCTCTCACGGTTTTTGTTTTGCCATAGCTCTCCTTAAAGCACCTTTCACATCCTGGTTCCGGAGGCTATAGATCAAGGGGTTGAGCATGGGTGTGACCACAGTGTAGAACACTGCAATGATCTTACCCCCAGCCCTGGAGGACTTCGACTGAGGTCTCATGTACATGAAGATGGCAGTCCCGTAGAATAAGGCCACCACTGTCAggtgggaggcacaggtggacaGTGCCTTGTGCCTCCCAGAGGCTGACCGCATCCTGAGAACTGACAGAAGAATCTGGGCATAGGAAACAACAATGAGGAGAAAAGGAATGAAGACGATGATGATACTGAAGATGAAAACGACCATCTCAGTGAATGAGGTGTCAGTGCAAGCCAACCTCAGGACAGAGGGTACCTCACAAAAAAAGTGATTCAAGACATTGGGCCCACAGTAGGGCAAACTCAAAGTGAGGACATTGATAATCATGGAGCTCAGAAAGCTACTGGACCAAGAAATGGCGGCCAGTTGGACACAGGTGTTTTGATTCATAATGATAGTATAATGAAGAGGGTGACAAATGGCTACATATCTGTCATAAGCCATGACACCAAGGAGAACACACTCAATCATTCCAAAGGACAAGGAGAAGTACATTTGAGCAGCACACCTGGAGAAAGAGATGGTCTTCTCTTTTCCCACCATGTTGGACAGCATTTGTGGGACATTGGTGGATGTGTAGCAGATATCCAGAAAGGATAAATTAGTGAGAAAAAAGTACATGGGAGTTTGGAGATGAGGTTCTATCTGGATAATAGTGATAATGATAATATTCCCAGCCACTGTTAATAAATAGAAGAAcaagaagataataaaaagaatgagctGCACCTTTGGCTGTGATGACAGCCCCAGGAACACAAATTCAGTCACGGTGAAGTTTGTTTTTATCACACTCATTTTTCAGGTCACCTACTTCTCATGAAACCATCTACTCCCCTGAAGACACAATCATATACTATATATTCCACAGGGTTGGAAACTGAAGGCACAAGTAAGAGCAAGAAGAAGGCTTGTTTTGAGACTATATCTTTAGCATCTAAATCATACTACAAAAGGAAAGCTTTCCTTCTGCTTTTAGATGGAGTATTCTCTTGATGCGATTAAGAATTTTAAACTCATACTGATTAGAGTTAAGCAGATATTCTTGCCTTTTCTTTAATGGGATGTTCCTTTGTCTGTTCATAATCTTCCAAACCCTATTCACTCTTCAAAGTCTTACTCAGGCCTTAGTGTTTTGAAAAGATCCAATTACATACCAAGCAATGAAACAGCAGGATGCAGCACTCATGTAAAAAGCAGTGATGGGCATTGCTTCAGATGCTGCTCACTAACCTATACGTAAGTGTGGGAACAGCAGCCTGTGCTTCCTCTGATCACCCTGATGCAACCTTTGAGTGTCTGGTCACCCTGACAGCCGAAAGAACAAAGACTGTGCACACCACCAACAGAACCAGCCTTGGAGCACACTAATCGTCAGTTCTTCCCTCATCACCATGTCTGTACTTTGGGTGCTTGGATCATTTCACTCTGTACAAAAGGAGAATAATGACGGCACCAATTTTGTGAGGATTTTGAGAGTTATATTCAATAATTTGTATAAAGAATTAAGATAATGTTTACAAGCAGAAAGCAATCTTCCAAGAAAAACCATCAATTATTAATAGCCCTAATAACATAGAGTGATGCAACATTTATCTGGAATTCGTGTCACTAATAATAACCATTTCAGAGATTAATGTATGATAGCATTATACATTAATTAAattgtattatataatattaacatattgtatattaataaaatttaattaataaattgaatCCAGACTAGTTACTAGGTCTATTCACTGAGAGTTCCTTAGTCCCACCCTGTACTTTTTTTACTCTTAGTTGATGTACAGAGTTAATATGTTTGGTCACCAACTTCCAGATCGGAGCAAATTAAAATCAGTGATTTAGGAAGATATGGGACAATAAAAAAGTCCTAGAGGGTGGCACATACAATAGCAAGTAGAAGTTGCCAATCATTcctccactcattcattcattcttttctttctccctttctttttactttttccttcctttcttcgtcttaaaaatatctctttaatAATATAGTATGTAGCGGGTGCTCAGCATAC is a genomic window of Phyllostomus discolor isolate MPI-MPIP mPhyDis1 chromosome 6, mPhyDis1.pri.v3, whole genome shotgun sequence containing:
- the LOC114499086 gene encoding putative olfactory receptor 2B8, whose protein sequence is MSVIKTNFTVTEFVFLGLSSQPKVQLILFIIFLFFYLLTVAGNIIIITIIQIEPHLQTPMYFFLTNLSFLDICYTSTNVPQMLSNMVGKEKTISFSRCAAQMYFSLSFGMIECVLLGVMAYDRYVAICHPLHYTIIMNQNTCVQLAAISWSSSFLSSMIINVLTLSLPYCGPNVLNHFFCEVPSVLRLACTDTSFTEMVVFIFSIIIVFIPFLLIVVSYAQILLSVLRMRSASGRHKALSTCASHLTVVALFYGTAIFMYMRPQSKSSRAGGKIIAVFYTVVTPMLNPLIYSLRNQDVKGALRRAMAKQKP